A stretch of Vannielia litorea DNA encodes these proteins:
- a CDS encoding sigma-54-dependent transcriptional regulator codes for MSGARRVLVVDDDAAVREALGQTLELAEIEPILAGSYIEAKDHIGPEFDGVVVSDIRMPGRDGFFLLAEARKRDPELPVILLTGEGDVPMAVKGIGEGAFDFLEKPCGPKELVGAVEKALKARALVLENRRLKRELERGDAAARMIFGQSAEAQGMRAQVRAVARAGAEVLITGAPGSQTAKVAEVIHLLSPAAPQPFVKRLAASLDEARLDAAIEAAGAGTLFLDEISALPAAVQLVLLDRLESPGEARIIAGTTRDLMAEMGAGRFAADLYYRLDVMQVRIPTLQERREDIPVLFRDYVAQAAEQAGIPEPEVTEEHLAGLMAQDWPGNARSLMSAAMRFVLGMPGEVQEAAELGLAEQMARVEKSLIAAALGRQNGNATATAQALKLPRKTFYDKLARHGLKAEDFRR; via the coding sequence ATGAGCGGGGCGCGGCGGGTGCTGGTGGTGGATGACGATGCCGCCGTTCGGGAGGCGCTGGGCCAGACGCTGGAGCTGGCCGAGATCGAACCGATCCTGGCGGGAAGCTACATCGAGGCCAAGGACCATATCGGGCCGGAGTTCGACGGCGTGGTGGTCAGCGATATCCGGATGCCCGGACGCGACGGGTTTTTCCTGCTCGCGGAAGCGCGCAAGCGCGATCCAGAGCTGCCGGTAATCCTGCTGACTGGCGAGGGCGACGTGCCGATGGCGGTCAAGGGGATCGGGGAGGGGGCCTTCGACTTTCTCGAAAAGCCCTGCGGCCCGAAGGAGCTGGTGGGCGCGGTGGAGAAGGCGCTGAAGGCGCGCGCGCTGGTGCTGGAGAACCGGCGGCTGAAGCGCGAGCTGGAACGGGGCGACGCGGCGGCGCGGATGATCTTTGGCCAGTCGGCCGAGGCGCAGGGGATGCGGGCGCAGGTGCGCGCGGTTGCGCGGGCGGGGGCGGAGGTGCTCATCACCGGCGCGCCGGGGTCGCAGACGGCCAAGGTCGCGGAGGTGATCCATCTGCTGTCGCCGGCGGCGCCGCAGCCCTTCGTCAAGCGGCTGGCGGCCTCGCTCGACGAGGCGCGGCTCGATGCGGCGATCGAGGCGGCGGGCGCGGGCACGCTGTTTCTGGACGAGATCAGCGCCTTGCCGGCGGCGGTGCAGCTGGTGCTGCTCGACCGGCTGGAAAGCCCGGGCGAGGCGCGGATCATCGCCGGCACCACGCGCGACCTGATGGCCGAGATGGGGGCGGGGCGCTTTGCCGCCGATCTCTACTACCGGCTCGACGTGATGCAGGTGCGGATCCCGACCTTGCAGGAGCGGCGCGAGGATATCCCGGTGCTGTTCCGGGATTACGTGGCGCAGGCGGCGGAGCAGGCGGGGATTCCCGAGCCGGAGGTGACCGAGGAGCACCTTGCCGGGTTGATGGCGCAGGACTGGCCGGGCAATGCGCGCTCGCTCATGAGCGCCGCCATGCGCTTTGTGCTGGGGATGCCGGGCGAGGTGCAGGAGGCCGCGGAGCTCGGGCTGGCCGAGCAGATGGCGCGGGTGGAAAAATCGCTCATCGCCGCCGCGCTGGGGCGACAGAACGGCAATGCGACGGCCACGGCGCAGGCGCTGAAGCTGCCGCGCAAGACCTTTTACGACAAGCTGGCGCGGCATGGGCTGAAGGCCGAGGACTTCCGCCGGTAG
- a CDS encoding Lrp/AsnC family transcriptional regulator, giving the protein MSVRLDRIDRKILAELQSDAAQSLDEIAKKVGSSKTPVWNRVRKMREAGVIRQNTVLLNAEALGLEACFFVLIRTSEHEAEWQRKFLQALRVRPEVLEAHRLAGDIDYILKVQVTNARAYDEFYQALISEVKIHNVTALLSMEEIKSTTALPVGVD; this is encoded by the coding sequence ATGTCTGTCCGATTGGACCGGATCGACCGGAAAATCCTTGCCGAACTCCAGAGCGATGCGGCGCAGTCGCTGGACGAAATTGCCAAGAAAGTGGGCAGTTCGAAGACGCCCGTGTGGAATCGCGTGCGCAAGATGCGGGAGGCCGGGGTGATCCGGCAGAACACCGTGCTGCTGAACGCCGAGGCGCTGGGGCTGGAGGCCTGTTTCTTTGTGCTGATCCGCACCAGCGAGCACGAGGCGGAATGGCAGCGGAAGTTCCTCCAGGCGCTCAGGGTGCGGCCCGAGGTGCTGGAGGCGCACAGGCTGGCGGGCGACATCGACTACATCCTGAAGGTGCAGGTGACGAATGCGCGGGCCTATGACGAATTCTACCAGGCGTTGATCTCGGAGGTGAAGATCCACAACGTGACGGCGCTGCTCTCGATGGAGGAGATCAAGAGCACGACGGCGCTGCCGGTGGGGGTGGACTGA
- a CDS encoding sensor histidine kinase, translated as MTRRLVIILLYLAAAALLSAAVGWGGFTSALDEVERRGRSDLRLTSQRLTAQLQSYGELAVALADRPELRAHIAERGNLAEVTAVIQRHADMTGSVAVLLTDAEGRVLASTNGAPDDYGRLGGPVVERARQGALGSGHGVDAGSGRRLYSFAAPIYSEAGPVEGTVVVRADLGLIELDWAGDPVPVFFSDAAGVIFAANRFELLFRSRTEPAERAIYAGVELRPFIDHRPWQAEGRDLWWVDAGPYIPSAALHMVQELPVIGMRGEALIDLSPAIRIAALGAAATAALCLGFGAFLFLLSERRRALALRLAVEARANAVLEARVEKRTAALRAANERLKAEVHERMEAEAALRRAQADLVQAGKLSALGQMSAGLSHELNQPLMAIRSFAENAESFLERGSPERAAQNLGRIGDLARRMGRIIRNLRAFARQESEPIGRVDLGAVVEAVLEMAEGRVRQAGIEVAWMPPPAPVMVRGGEVRLQQVVLNLVSNGIDAMAGSAAARLEIAIEPGAPVRLRVADSGPGIAEPDRIFDPFYSTKEVGASEGMGLGLSISYGLVQSFGGNIRGVNRPEGGAEFTVELQPADMEAAA; from the coding sequence ATGACCCGGCGGCTTGTCATCATCCTGCTCTACCTCGCGGCGGCGGCGCTCCTGTCGGCGGCGGTGGGCTGGGGCGGGTTCACCTCGGCGCTGGACGAGGTGGAGCGGCGCGGGCGGAGCGATCTGCGGCTCACCTCGCAGCGGCTGACGGCGCAGTTGCAGAGCTATGGCGAGCTAGCGGTGGCGCTGGCCGACCGGCCCGAGTTGCGGGCGCATATCGCCGAGCGGGGCAACCTTGCCGAGGTGACCGCCGTGATCCAGCGCCATGCCGACATGACCGGCAGCGTGGCGGTGCTGCTCACCGATGCCGAAGGCCGGGTGCTGGCATCGACCAATGGCGCGCCGGACGATTACGGGCGGCTCGGGGGCCCCGTGGTGGAGCGGGCACGCCAGGGCGCCCTGGGCAGCGGGCACGGGGTGGATGCGGGCAGCGGGCGGCGGCTCTATTCCTTTGCCGCGCCGATATACTCCGAGGCCGGGCCGGTGGAGGGCACCGTGGTGGTGCGCGCCGACCTCGGGCTCATCGAGCTGGATTGGGCCGGCGACCCGGTGCCGGTGTTCTTTTCGGATGCGGCGGGGGTGATCTTTGCGGCCAACAGGTTCGAGCTGCTGTTTCGCAGCCGGACGGAGCCTGCGGAGCGTGCCATCTATGCCGGGGTGGAGCTGCGGCCCTTCATCGACCACCGGCCCTGGCAGGCGGAGGGGCGCGACCTGTGGTGGGTCGATGCAGGGCCCTACATTCCGAGTGCCGCGCTGCACATGGTGCAGGAGTTGCCGGTGATCGGAATGCGGGGCGAGGCGCTGATCGACCTGTCCCCGGCGATCCGGATCGCGGCGCTCGGCGCGGCGGCGACGGCGGCGCTCTGCCTCGGGTTCGGGGCCTTCCTCTTTCTGCTCTCGGAGCGGCGGCGGGCGCTGGCGCTGCGGCTTGCCGTGGAGGCGCGGGCCAATGCGGTGCTGGAGGCGCGGGTCGAGAAGCGGACGGCCGCGTTGCGGGCCGCCAACGAGCGGCTCAAGGCGGAGGTTCATGAGCGAATGGAGGCGGAGGCGGCGTTGCGGCGGGCGCAGGCGGATCTGGTGCAGGCGGGCAAGCTGAGCGCGCTCGGGCAGATGAGCGCGGGGCTGAGCCACGAGCTGAACCAGCCGCTGATGGCGATCCGGAGCTTTGCCGAGAATGCCGAGAGCTTTCTGGAGCGCGGCAGCCCGGAGCGGGCGGCGCAGAACCTCGGGCGCATCGGAGACCTGGCGCGGCGGATGGGACGGATCATTCGCAACCTGCGGGCCTTTGCCCGGCAGGAGAGCGAGCCGATCGGGCGGGTCGATCTGGGCGCGGTCGTGGAGGCGGTGCTGGAGATGGCGGAGGGCCGGGTGCGCCAGGCCGGGATCGAGGTGGCCTGGATGCCGCCGCCGGCGCCGGTCATGGTGCGGGGCGGGGAGGTGCGGCTGCAGCAGGTGGTGCTCAACCTCGTCAGCAACGGGATTGATGCCATGGCCGGGAGCGCGGCGGCGCGGCTCGAGATCGCGATCGAGCCGGGCGCGCCGGTGCGGCTCAGGGTGGCCGACAGCGGGCCGGGCATTGCCGAGCCCGACCGGATCTTCGACCCGTTCTACTCGACCAAGGAGGTCGGCGCGAGCGAGGGCATGGGGCTTGGGCTTTCGATCAGCTACGGTCTCGTGCAGAGCTTTGGCGGCAATATCCGCGGCGTGAACCGCCCAGAGGGGGGCGCGGAGTTCACCGTGGAGCTGCAGCCCGCAGACATGGAGGCCGCGGCATGA
- a CDS encoding cytochrome P450, which translates to MQRLSQSPTDPAFVQDPYPFYHRARDAGDLFLWEDYGQVAAAGYAQVKRLLKDRRLGREMPPDLAPPVPERLQPFYDVEAHSMLELDPPRHTRLRGLVLRAFTSATVEAQRPALEALCARLISAFPSGPFDLHEAFCRPLPVITIATLLGVDTARAPDLLAWSNAMVGMYQAGRTPAMEEAAIAATRAFTAFLAEEIARRRATPSDDLLSHLIAAEEEGEKLSAAELTSTVILLLNAGHEATVHSLGNAVKLICEHDLAALASSTEDAPLLTEEVLRFAPPLHIFERIAREDFEVYGHELKRGQKISCLLAGANRDPAAYPNPDVFDPIRRGPSNMAFGAGLHFCVGAPLARLELQVALPALFAACPGLALAEAPRYAPVYHFHGLEKLVVTA; encoded by the coding sequence ATGCAGCGCCTCTCGCAATCCCCGACCGACCCGGCCTTCGTGCAGGATCCCTACCCCTTCTACCACCGCGCCCGCGACGCCGGAGACCTGTTCCTGTGGGAGGACTACGGCCAGGTCGCCGCCGCCGGCTATGCCCAGGTGAAACGCCTCCTGAAAGACCGCCGCCTGGGCCGCGAGATGCCCCCCGACCTGGCCCCGCCCGTGCCCGAGCGCCTGCAACCCTTCTACGATGTCGAGGCCCACTCGATGCTCGAGCTCGACCCGCCGCGGCACACCCGGCTGCGCGGGCTGGTGCTGCGCGCCTTCACCTCCGCCACCGTCGAGGCCCAGCGCCCCGCGCTGGAGGCCCTTTGCGCCCGCCTGATCTCCGCCTTCCCCTCCGGCCCCTTCGATCTGCACGAGGCCTTCTGCCGCCCGCTCCCCGTCATCACCATCGCCACGCTCCTGGGCGTCGACACGGCCCGTGCGCCAGACCTGCTCGCCTGGTCCAATGCCATGGTCGGCATGTACCAGGCCGGCCGGACCCCGGCGATGGAAGAGGCCGCCATCGCCGCCACCCGTGCCTTCACCGCCTTCCTCGCGGAAGAGATCGCCCGCCGCAGGGCCACACCCTCCGACGATCTCCTCTCCCATCTCATCGCCGCCGAGGAGGAGGGCGAGAAACTCTCCGCCGCCGAGCTCACCTCGACCGTCATCCTGCTGCTCAACGCTGGCCACGAGGCCACCGTGCACTCGCTCGGCAACGCGGTGAAACTCATTTGCGAACATGACCTTGCAGCCCTTGCCTCATCCACCGAGGACGCCCCCCTGCTCACCGAGGAAGTGCTCCGCTTCGCGCCGCCCCTCCACATCTTCGAGCGCATCGCCCGCGAGGATTTCGAGGTCTACGGGCACGAGCTGAAGCGCGGCCAGAAGATCTCCTGCCTGCTTGCAGGAGCCAATCGCGATCCGGCGGCCTACCCCAACCCCGATGTGTTCGACCCCATCCGCCGCGGCCCCTCCAACATGGCCTTCGGCGCCGGGCTCCACTTCTGCGTCGGCGCGCCCCTCGCACGGCTCGAACTGCAAGTGGCCCTGCCCGCGCTCTTTGCCGCCTGCCCCGGCCTCGCGCTGGCCGAAGCGCCGCGCTACGCGCCGGTCTACCACTTCCACGGGCTGGAAAAGCTGGTCGTCACCGCCTAA